From Peromyscus maniculatus bairdii isolate BWxNUB_F1_BW_parent chromosome 8, HU_Pman_BW_mat_3.1, whole genome shotgun sequence, a single genomic window includes:
- the LOC143274438 gene encoding lactoperoxidase-like has protein sequence MMTGELRNMLFQPNHTIHGFDLAAINIQRSRDHGQPGYNSWRAFCGLSQPKTLEELSAVLRNEVLAKKLLDLYGTPDNIDIWLGAIAEPLVHRGRVGPLLTCLLGWQFQRIRDGDRFWWENPGVFTEKQRDSLQKVSFSRLVCDNTAINKVPLNPFQANSYPMALWTALLLISSTSPLGPQ, from the exons ATGATGACTGGGGAACTCCGCAACATGCTGTTCCAGCCGAATCACACCATCCATGGCTTCGACCTGGCTGCCATCAACATACAGCGCAGCCGAGACCACGGACAGCCTG GGTACAACTCCTGGAGGGCTTTCTGTGGCCTGTCACAGCCAAAGACGCTAGAAGAGCTGAGTGCTGTCCTGAGAAATGAGGTGCTGGCCAAGAAGCTGCTGGATCTCTATGGAACCCCCGACAACATCGATATCTGGTTAGGGGCCATTGCTGAACCGCTGGTCCACAGGGGTCGAGTAGGGCCTCTCCTGACCTGCCTCCTGGGATGGCAGTTTCAGCGGATCCGAGATGGAGACAG GTTCTGGTGGGAGAACCCTGGGGTCTTCACAGAGAAGCAACGGGATTCTCTACAGAAGGTGTCCTTCTCCAGACTCGTCTGTGACAACACCGCCATCAACAAGGTCCCGCTGAATCCATTCCAGGCCAACAGCTACCCCATGGCTTTGTGGACTGCTCTTCTATTGATAAGCTCGACCTCTCCCCTTGGGCCTCAGTGA
- the LOC102927518 gene encoding myeloperoxidase-like isoform X2, with product MKLFLALAGLLAPLAIPQTSNGATPAMLGGVEDSVILTCMEEAKQLVDKAYKERRESIKENLRRGTASPMELISYFKQLVAATRTAVRAADYLHVSLDLLKRKLQPQWPGPFNITDVLTPAQLNLMSKSSGCAYQDVGVRCPEQDKYRTITGLCNNRRSPTLGASNRAFARWLPAEYEDGVSLPFGWTPRVKRDGFPVPLARKVSNAIVRFPNDQLTRDQERSLMFIQFGQFVEHDVTLTLESFTQSSFFTGINCETSCLQQPPCFPLKIPPNDPRIKNQEDCIPFFRSCPACTGSNITIRNQINAVTSFVDASAVYGSEDPLARRLRNLTNQMGLLAVNTRFQDNGRALMPFDNLHDDPCLLTNLSAQIPCFLAGDMRSSEMPELTSVHTLFVREHNRLATQLRRLNPHWSGERLFQEARKIVGAMVQIITYRDYLPLVLGPAAMRKYLPRYRCYNDSVDPRIANVFTNAFRYGHTLIQPFMFRLDNRYRPTGPNPGVPLSRVFFATWRVVLEGGIDPILRGLMATPAKVNHQNKIVVDEIWERLFEQVMHEQSMDLAALKIQHSRDHGLPGYNAWRRFCGLPQPRTVGELGTVLKNLDLAQKLMAQYGTPNNIDIWMGGVSEPLEPNGRVGQLLACLIGTQFRKLRDGDRFWWENPGVFSAQQRQALASISLPRIICDNTGITTVSKNNIFMSNSYPRDFVNCTSIPRLNLAPWREA from the exons ATGAAGCTATTCTTGGCCTTGGCAGGCCTCCTGGCCCCTCTGGCCATACCTCAGACCTCCAATGGTGCCACTCCAG CTATGCTGGGGGGCGTGGAGGATTCCGTGATCCTGACCTGCATGGAGGAGGCCAAGCAGCTGGTGGACAAGGCCTACAAAGAGCGGAGAGAAAG CATCAAAGAGAACCTTCGACGCGGCACTGCTAGCCCCATGGAACTCATCTCCTACTTCAAGCAGCTGGTGGCAGCAACCAGAACAGCTGTGAGGGCTGCAGACTATCTCCACGTGTCCCTAGACCTGCTGAAGAGGAAGTTGCAGCCCCAGTGGCCAGGGCCTTTCAATATCACTG ATGTGCTGACACCCGCTCAGCTGAATCTGATGTCCAAGTCGAGCGGCTGCGCCTATCAGGACGTGGGGGTGAGGTGCCCTGAGCAGGACAAGTATCGCACCATCACGGGACTCTGCAACAACAG GCGCAGCCCCACGCTGGGGGCCTCCAACCGCGCCTTTGCACGCTGGCTGCCCGCAGAGTACGAAGATGGTGTCTCCTTGCCCTTCGGCTGGACGCCCAGGGTCAAGCGCGATGGCTTCCCGGTGCCCTTG GCTCGAAAGGTGTCCAACGCCATCGTGCGCTTCCCCAACGATCAGCTGACCCGAGACCAGGAGCGCTCGCTCATGTTCATACAGTTTGGACAGTTTGTGGAACACGACGTAACTTTGACTCTGGAGTCATTTACCCAGTCCTCCTTCTTCACTGGCATCAACTGTGAGACCAgctgcctgcagcagccacccTGCTTCCCGCTCAAG ATCCCACCTAATGACCCTCGAATCAAGAACCAAGAGGATTGCATTCCCTTCTTCCGCTCCTGCCCAGCATGCACCGGGAGTAACATCACCATTCGCAACCAGATCAATGCTGTTACTTCCTTCGTGGATGCCAGCGCAGTATATGGCAGCGAGGACCCCCTGGCCAGGAGGCTGCGCAACCTCACCAACCAGATGGGGCTGCTGGCTGTCAATACCCGCTTCCAAGACAATGGCAGGGCCCTGATGCCCTTTGACAACCTGCACGACGACCCCTGCCTCCTCACCAACCTCTCTGCTCAAATTCCTTGTTTCCTGGCAG GGGACATGCGCTCCAGTGAGATGCCTGAGCTGACCTCTGTGCACACCCTCTTCGTTCGAGAGCATAACCGCCTGGCCACACAGCTCAGGCGCCTGAATCCTCACTGGAGTGGGGAAAGGCTCTTCCAGGAGGCCCGGAAGATTGTCGGGGCCATGGTCCAG ATCATCACATACCGGGACTACCTGCCCTTGGTGTTAGGGCCAGCAGCCATGAGGAAGTACCTACCCAGGTACCGATGCTACAATGACTCAGTGGACCCTCGCATCGCCAACGTCTTCACCAACGCTTTCCGCTATGGCCACACCCTCATCCAGCCCTTCATGTTTCGCCTGGACAATCGGTACCGGCCCACAGGGCCCAACCCCGGGGTCCCACTCAGCAGGGTCTTTTTTGCCACTTGGAGAGTTGTGCTGGAAG GTGGCATTGACCCCATTCTCCGAGGCCTCATGGCCACCCCTGCCAAAGTGAATCACCAGAACAAGATCGTGGTGGATGAGATCTGGGAGCGACTCTTTGAGCAGGTGATGCATGAGCAAAGCATGGAcctggctgctttgaaaatacaGCACAGCAGGGATCATGGTCTCCCAG GATACAACGCCTGGAGGCgcttctgtgggctcccacagcccCGCACAGTGGGCGAGCTTGGCACGGTGCTAAAGAACCTGGACTTGGCACAGAAGCTGATGGCACAGTACGGCACCCCCAACAACATTGACATCTGGATGGGTGGTGTGTCCGAGCCCCTGGAGCCCAATGGCCGAGTCGGTCAGCTCCTTGCCTGCCTCATTGGCACTCAGTTTAGGAAGCTACGTGATGGCGATCG GTTTTGGTGGGAGAACCCAGGTGTGTTCAGTGCACAGCAGAGACAAGCCCTGGCCAGCATCTCCTTGCCCCGCATCATCTGTGACAACACCGGCATCACCACTGTGTCCAAGAACAACATCTTCATGTCCAACTCATACCCACGAGATTTTGTCAACTGTACCTCCATCCCTAGGCTGAACCTGGCTCCCTGGAGGGAGGCTTAG
- the LOC102927518 gene encoding myeloperoxidase-like isoform X1, which translates to MKTVTSTLPEMKLFLALAGLLAPLAIPQTSNGATPAMLGGVEDSVILTCMEEAKQLVDKAYKERRESIKENLRRGTASPMELISYFKQLVAATRTAVRAADYLHVSLDLLKRKLQPQWPGPFNITDVLTPAQLNLMSKSSGCAYQDVGVRCPEQDKYRTITGLCNNRRSPTLGASNRAFARWLPAEYEDGVSLPFGWTPRVKRDGFPVPLARKVSNAIVRFPNDQLTRDQERSLMFIQFGQFVEHDVTLTLESFTQSSFFTGINCETSCLQQPPCFPLKIPPNDPRIKNQEDCIPFFRSCPACTGSNITIRNQINAVTSFVDASAVYGSEDPLARRLRNLTNQMGLLAVNTRFQDNGRALMPFDNLHDDPCLLTNLSAQIPCFLAGDMRSSEMPELTSVHTLFVREHNRLATQLRRLNPHWSGERLFQEARKIVGAMVQIITYRDYLPLVLGPAAMRKYLPRYRCYNDSVDPRIANVFTNAFRYGHTLIQPFMFRLDNRYRPTGPNPGVPLSRVFFATWRVVLEGGIDPILRGLMATPAKVNHQNKIVVDEIWERLFEQVMHEQSMDLAALKIQHSRDHGLPGYNAWRRFCGLPQPRTVGELGTVLKNLDLAQKLMAQYGTPNNIDIWMGGVSEPLEPNGRVGQLLACLIGTQFRKLRDGDRFWWENPGVFSAQQRQALASISLPRIICDNTGITTVSKNNIFMSNSYPRDFVNCTSIPRLNLAPWREA; encoded by the exons ATGAAAACAGTCACTTCTACACTGCCTG AAATGAAGCTATTCTTGGCCTTGGCAGGCCTCCTGGCCCCTCTGGCCATACCTCAGACCTCCAATGGTGCCACTCCAG CTATGCTGGGGGGCGTGGAGGATTCCGTGATCCTGACCTGCATGGAGGAGGCCAAGCAGCTGGTGGACAAGGCCTACAAAGAGCGGAGAGAAAG CATCAAAGAGAACCTTCGACGCGGCACTGCTAGCCCCATGGAACTCATCTCCTACTTCAAGCAGCTGGTGGCAGCAACCAGAACAGCTGTGAGGGCTGCAGACTATCTCCACGTGTCCCTAGACCTGCTGAAGAGGAAGTTGCAGCCCCAGTGGCCAGGGCCTTTCAATATCACTG ATGTGCTGACACCCGCTCAGCTGAATCTGATGTCCAAGTCGAGCGGCTGCGCCTATCAGGACGTGGGGGTGAGGTGCCCTGAGCAGGACAAGTATCGCACCATCACGGGACTCTGCAACAACAG GCGCAGCCCCACGCTGGGGGCCTCCAACCGCGCCTTTGCACGCTGGCTGCCCGCAGAGTACGAAGATGGTGTCTCCTTGCCCTTCGGCTGGACGCCCAGGGTCAAGCGCGATGGCTTCCCGGTGCCCTTG GCTCGAAAGGTGTCCAACGCCATCGTGCGCTTCCCCAACGATCAGCTGACCCGAGACCAGGAGCGCTCGCTCATGTTCATACAGTTTGGACAGTTTGTGGAACACGACGTAACTTTGACTCTGGAGTCATTTACCCAGTCCTCCTTCTTCACTGGCATCAACTGTGAGACCAgctgcctgcagcagccacccTGCTTCCCGCTCAAG ATCCCACCTAATGACCCTCGAATCAAGAACCAAGAGGATTGCATTCCCTTCTTCCGCTCCTGCCCAGCATGCACCGGGAGTAACATCACCATTCGCAACCAGATCAATGCTGTTACTTCCTTCGTGGATGCCAGCGCAGTATATGGCAGCGAGGACCCCCTGGCCAGGAGGCTGCGCAACCTCACCAACCAGATGGGGCTGCTGGCTGTCAATACCCGCTTCCAAGACAATGGCAGGGCCCTGATGCCCTTTGACAACCTGCACGACGACCCCTGCCTCCTCACCAACCTCTCTGCTCAAATTCCTTGTTTCCTGGCAG GGGACATGCGCTCCAGTGAGATGCCTGAGCTGACCTCTGTGCACACCCTCTTCGTTCGAGAGCATAACCGCCTGGCCACACAGCTCAGGCGCCTGAATCCTCACTGGAGTGGGGAAAGGCTCTTCCAGGAGGCCCGGAAGATTGTCGGGGCCATGGTCCAG ATCATCACATACCGGGACTACCTGCCCTTGGTGTTAGGGCCAGCAGCCATGAGGAAGTACCTACCCAGGTACCGATGCTACAATGACTCAGTGGACCCTCGCATCGCCAACGTCTTCACCAACGCTTTCCGCTATGGCCACACCCTCATCCAGCCCTTCATGTTTCGCCTGGACAATCGGTACCGGCCCACAGGGCCCAACCCCGGGGTCCCACTCAGCAGGGTCTTTTTTGCCACTTGGAGAGTTGTGCTGGAAG GTGGCATTGACCCCATTCTCCGAGGCCTCATGGCCACCCCTGCCAAAGTGAATCACCAGAACAAGATCGTGGTGGATGAGATCTGGGAGCGACTCTTTGAGCAGGTGATGCATGAGCAAAGCATGGAcctggctgctttgaaaatacaGCACAGCAGGGATCATGGTCTCCCAG GATACAACGCCTGGAGGCgcttctgtgggctcccacagcccCGCACAGTGGGCGAGCTTGGCACGGTGCTAAAGAACCTGGACTTGGCACAGAAGCTGATGGCACAGTACGGCACCCCCAACAACATTGACATCTGGATGGGTGGTGTGTCCGAGCCCCTGGAGCCCAATGGCCGAGTCGGTCAGCTCCTTGCCTGCCTCATTGGCACTCAGTTTAGGAAGCTACGTGATGGCGATCG GTTTTGGTGGGAGAACCCAGGTGTGTTCAGTGCACAGCAGAGACAAGCCCTGGCCAGCATCTCCTTGCCCCGCATCATCTGTGACAACACCGGCATCACCACTGTGTCCAAGAACAACATCTTCATGTCCAACTCATACCCACGAGATTTTGTCAACTGTACCTCCATCCCTAGGCTGAACCTGGCTCCCTGGAGGGAGGCTTAG